Genomic DNA from Leptospira venezuelensis:
TTCTATATTTGGGGATAAGGTTTCTCATTTTAAATCTTCTAAAATATTTCCCGATAAAAGAAAGGAAGCCTTTTTAAGAGCCGCTAAAGAAGTAGAAGTTAAATTAGATAACGAAGCAGAAGAAGAATTTTTACTCAAAGTAAATCCAAGTGCCGGAGCATACTTAAAGAACTTAGAAAAATTGAAACTATACCTAGGTAAAAAAAGTTTCAATCTAGCGGATCTAAAAGAAGTACTCTTCCAAAGTTCAGAGTTCAGTTCTTCGGAAATAGTAGAATATTTTTTCGAAAAAGATTACGGAAGATTTTCCAGAGAATTTTCCAAATTTAAAATAGGTAAGGACTCGCTTCTTATCTTCCTATCCTTAGTTAAAGATCATCTGGATAAATTAAGGATCTATAAAATTATCCTTAGAATGTATGATAAAGTCCTGAGCGAAAAAGAGCAATCAGACCTACTTGGGATCGGCGCTTATTCGCCCGCTCGAAAGAATCATACGTTCAAAAGACTCAGAAAGGAAAGCTCCGCATTTAACGATTTGGAAATCAAAGAACTGTACGAATTCCTAATGGAAATGAACCAAAAGATTAAAACCAGTTCCGAAAAGGAAGAAACTGTATATTACTTCTTCAGGAAGATGGAGGACTTTTTCCATCCTCGGAATCGAACAGTTCGAACTCGGTGATCTTTCTATAAATTGTTCTTTCAGAAATTCCTAATATTCTTGCTGCTTTTTCTCTATTTCCGTTTACTAAGATCAAATTACGTCTAATAATTTCTCTCTCATAATCTCTGAGCGGTATTCCTGTACGAACTGTAAGATTATCATTCTGCTTATATCCAGTTTCGAATAATTCAGGAGGAAGATGTTTTGTATCCAATGTCTTCACATTATGCATTGAGACCATTGCTTCTAAAAGATTCTTTAACTGATGAAGATTACCCGGATAATCATACTCTAATAGGAACTTTCCTAACTTTTCAGAAATTTTAATATTCTTACGATTATATCTTTTACCAATCAGATCTAGAAAGAATCGGGTCAAAGGAGGAATATCCTCCTTTCTATCTCTTAGCGTTGGAATTTTGACTTGAAGAGTTTGTATCTCAGTCATCAAAGATTCTTGTAATCGGCCAGACTTTACTTTTTCTAGAAGATCGGGTTGGTCAGAAAGTAAGTATCTATTCTTTCCTTTTTCATTGCGGATCTTTTGTAAAAGTTGTACCTGAAAACTCGGATTCAGATTGGAGATCGCTTCTAAAAAAAACGTAACTCCGACTTTGCCGTCTAATTTAGAAAAGATCTCTGAAGTCTCTTCCTCCGATTCGGAAACTGAAAAATCGAAAACCTGATACTGCGGAAACCTGTCCTTACAGTAGGAATGAAACAAGTAACCTAAATAACTTTTTCCGGTTCCCGATTCTCCTAAAAACAAGATCGGTAAATCGGAAGAGACCGCTTGTTTCATACGATCCAGAATTTTCCGGGTAGAAGGGGATAATGCAATAAAATTAGATTCTTCCATGGCTCTGCTACGGTTGAGAAACTTCCAGGATCTCTCCCTTTACTAAACAATCGAATTTGAATTTTTCCGTATTTCTCAAATAATTTCGAGCAACGGAAGGATCACATTCCAAAATTTTAGCACTCGAGAGAGTATATCGTTCTAACGAATCCGGTATTACTTCGACCCCCTCCGAAGAAAAAGAGGATGAAAGAAACGTAACCGCCCACACTCCTTTTTTTCCTTCTGAAAATCCGGAAACGTTTGGGACTCGGATCCAGAACGCCTTAGACCCTGATTTGACTAAAACCTTCGGAAAATTTCCGAAATATTCTGAA
This window encodes:
- a CDS encoding helix-turn-helix domain-containing protein is translated as MEESNFIALSPSTRKILDRMKQAVSSDLPILFLGESGTGKSYLGYLFHSYCKDRFPQYQVFDFSVSESEEETSEIFSKLDGKVGVTFFLEAISNLNPSFQVQLLQKIRNEKGKNRYLLSDQPDLLEKVKSGRLQESLMTEIQTLQVKIPTLRDRKEDIPPLTRFFLDLIGKRYNRKNIKISEKLGKFLLEYDYPGNLHQLKNLLEAMVSMHNVKTLDTKHLPPELFETGYKQNDNLTVRTGIPLRDYEREIIRRNLILVNGNREKAARILGISERTIYRKITEFELFDSEDGKSPPSS
- a CDS encoding DNA polymerase III subunit delta, with the translated sequence MISVADTKVSNSYENLIDFLHKTKPSLESLPQILFVVSQDSYEFGVVSDLYKAAYKKSADPYEIVVFVAEPGDLENFQNEAGNLDMFAAQKLFIIKSGVTFFKPWLGKTKSKTSPKSFSVPETVRILIHYDHWDLPKELVSIFGDKVSHFKSSKIFPDKRKEAFLRAAKEVEVKLDNEAEEEFLLKVNPSAGAYLKNLEKLKLYLGKKSFNLADLKEVLFQSSEFSSSEIVEYFFEKDYGRFSREFSKFKIGKDSLLIFLSLVKDHLDKLRIYKIILRMYDKVLSEKEQSDLLGIGAYSPARKNHTFKRLRKESSAFNDLEIKELYEFLMEMNQKIKTSSEKEETVYYFFRKMEDFFHPRNRTVRTR